In the genome of Candidatus Hydrogenedens sp., the window TTCTTATACATAGGTTTATTTATGCTCCTTTATGTTATTTATATGGTTAAAATTATTAATTAACTTTTCACTTCTTCTCATTGGCTTTCGAGACAATTTGTGCTACAGCTCCGCGAACGAAATCTATTTCTACTTTATCATCCACTCGAAGGGTCACTTTGTCTTCCGATAAGTCAACAACCGTTCCGTACATTCCTCCCGTAGTAACGACTTTGTCTCCTTTTGTTAAAGCATTTAACATTTCTCGCCGTTCTTTTTCCCGTTTTTGTTGGGGACGTATCATCAAAAAATACATGATAGCAATAAACGCTAAAATCATTGGTAGCATACTGCCCCAGGGACTCGGCGTTGCTGTTGTGGTTGATGTCTGTTGTCCTGCCTCCTGTGCAGTTTTTGCGACTTCAGCAGGGACAGCCTCTTCCACCTGTGCAAAAAGAAACCGCCACATTTACTATTCCTTTCGTGTTATTTAAAAATAAAAAAATAAAATAATAAACCTTTTACTCTATGACCTCTGATTTCCCTATATTATACTTGGAAAAGAAGTCATTATAAAAATCGAGATATCGGTCTTCCCGAATAGCCTGACGAATCTTTTCGAATAATTTTAACATAAAATAGACGTTATGCAATGTATTTAATCGAAAAGCCAGAATTTCCTTTGCTTTATACAAATGATTCAAATATGCACGAGTATATCGTGTACATACGGGACAATTACATTCGCCATCTATCGGCGTGAAGTCGCGAACAAACCGTGCATTTCGTATATTTAATTTTCCGTGAGATGTAAAAAGGCAACCATTTCTTGCATTTCGGGTCGGCATAACACAGTCAAACATATCCACTCCGCACCGAATAGCCCATAACACATCCTCTGGTGCACCTACTCCCATTAAATATCTCGGTTTGTTTTCAGGTAGTAGTTTTGCGGAAAGTTCTGTTATTTTATGTCTCTCTTCGTCTGTTTCCCCTACACTTACACCACCAATTGCAAAACCTGGAAAATCAATCGGACATAATTCCTCCGCACATTTTTCTCGCAAATCTTCATATACACTCCCTTGTAAGATACCAAACAATTGTGAATAGGTTTGTTCACTCCGTTCCTTCCAATATTCGAAACCCTTTTTCTCCCAAACAATTGTTCTCCGCATTGATTTTTCTGCATCTTTATGTGAGACAGGATATGGGGTACACTCATCAAAACTCATGATAATATCTGCCCCTATATCCATCTGGAACTG includes:
- the yajC gene encoding preprotein translocase subunit YajC — its product is MLPMILAFIAIMYFLMIRPQQKREKERREMLNALTKGDKVVTTGGMYGTVVDLSEDKVTLRVDDKVEIDFVRGAVAQIVSKANEKK
- the tgt gene encoding tRNA guanosine(34) transglycosylase Tgt, encoding MIFFQIEHKDKNSNARTGKIHVAHGEVEIPVFMPVGTQASVKALTQEELESIGTTIILCNAYHLYLRPGLETLSMAGGVHSFMSWNKPILTDSGGFQLFSLAHLNKVTQEGVIFQSHIDGSRHHITPEKMIQFQMDIGADIIMSFDECTPYPVSHKDAEKSMRRTIVWEKKGFEYWKERSEQTYSQLFGILQGSVYEDLREKCAEELCPIDFPGFAIGGVSVGETDEERHKITELSAKLLPENKPRYLMGVGAPEDVLWAIRCGVDMFDCVMPTRNARNGCLFTSHGKLNIRNARFVRDFTPIDGECNCPVCTRYTRAYLNHLYKAKEILAFRLNTLHNVYFMLKLFEKIRQAIREDRYLDFYNDFFSKYNIGKSEVIE